A window from Centropristis striata isolate RG_2023a ecotype Rhode Island chromosome 4, C.striata_1.0, whole genome shotgun sequence encodes these proteins:
- the LOC131970619 gene encoding ras-related protein Rap-2b, whose amino-acid sequence MREYKVVVLGSGGVGKSALTVQFVTGSFIEKYDPTIEDFYRKEIEVDSSPSVLEILDTAGTEQFASMRDLYIKNGQGFILVYSLVNQQSFQDIKPMRDQIIRVKRYERVPMILVGNKVDLEGEREVSSGEGKALADDWNCPFMETSAKNKSSVDELFAEIVRQMNYASAPGGEDQCCSACAIL is encoded by the coding sequence ATGAGAGAGTACAAAGTAGTGGTTCTCGGGTCCGGAGGGGTCGGGAAATCCGCATTGACCGTCCAGTTCGTGACGGGATCCTTCATAGAGAAATACGACCCCACGATAGAGGACTTCTACCGGAAGGAGATCGAGGTGGACTCGTCCCCGTCCGTGCTGGAGATCCTGGACACGGCGGGGACCGAGCAGTTCGCCTCCATGAGGGACCTGTACATCAAGAACGGCCAGGGCTTCATCCTGGTCTACAGCCTGGTCAACCAGCAGAGCTTCCAGGACATCAAGCCCATGAGGGACCAGATCATCCGGGTCAAGAGGTACGAGAGGGTCCCGATGATCCTGGTGGGGAACAAGGTGGACCTGGAGGGGGAGCGGGAGGTCTCCTCCGGGGAGGGCAAGGCTCTGGCGGACGACTGGAACTGCCCCTTCATGGAGACTTCAGCCAAGAACAAGAGCTCCGTGGACGAGCTGTTCGCTGAGATAGTCCGCCAGATGAACTATGCCTCGGCCCCGGGCGGCGAGGACCAGTGCTGCTCGGCCTGCGCCATCCTCTAG